The sequence GGCAAAAAAGTTTTCATCACCAAAATTACCCGACTTCAACGCCAATGAAATTGGGTGATCGGTAGATTTTACCCAAGGCACCCCGGGTGAGATGGCCGGCCCAATATGAAAAGCCTGGATACCCAATGATTGCGCGACGATACCGGACGTTTCCCCCCCCGCGACAATGAATCGTTGGACACCCTGCTGTTGTAAGCGGCGTGCCAACGCCCCGAACAGGTGTTCAACCGCCTCACTCGCGACTGTCGCCCCCCACTGCTGCTGGATTTTTTGCAGCACCTCAGGTTCAGAAGTGGCATACAGCAACGGAGCCAATGGCCCTGAAATATTCTCCATAACCCAGATGCACAATGCTTTAGCATAGGATTCAGGTTCCTTCAGACAGTGGGCAACATCAATTGACTGACTAGGTGCTTGCTGAATATATCGAGCAACCTGCTGATTAGTCATCGTCGAACAAGAACCCGACAACACGACACATAACTTGCCCTGCGGGGTTCCGGCTAATGTCGCTAATGATTGATGTTTAACGCCTTTCATCCATTGGCGAGCCAATCCTATTGCCAAGCCAGAGCCCCCCGTCACCAACACCATATCGCGAACGGCCTCTGCTTGTGTCAATAAGTGGGCCTCACTTAAGGTATCCAGAACCACATAACGTACGCCTTCCTCTTTCAACATGCGCAACTGCGATTTCACGGCGTCAACACCTTGATCCATCACTGTATTGTTGATCAATCCGCTATGACCACGGGCCTGAGCATTCATCAGACGCAATAGATTACTGTCGGTCATCGGCGTCACCGGATGATGGCGCATCCCTGACTCGGATAATAATTGCCCCATAACAAATAAGTATCCCTGATATACCGTACGGCCATTCACGGGCAGCGCGGGGCAAATAATGGTTTGTTGCTGATTGAGGGCATCCATTAATGCATCAGTTACCGGGCCAATATTGCCTTGCGCAGTGCTATCAAACGTCGAACAATACTTAAAATAGAATTGTTGGCAACCCTGAGCTTGCAACCACGCCAACGCCGACAGAGAATCGGCCACTGCTGCCTTTGCGGGGCAAGAGCGCGATTTTAAGCTGATCACGACCGCATCTGCTGATACCTGATAATCAGCTTCAGGTACGCCGTTAATTTGCACGGTCGACATGCCATTTTCTACCAAAAAGCTGGCAATATCCGTGGCGCCGGTGAAATCATCCGCAATGACCCCTAATCGCATCCGACACACTCCTGTTTTTCTATCAAGCCGGCCCCAATGACACATACTGATGGTTTTTTTGCATGAGCCATACAGCCTCCGTGTTAATTTTGGTGATATTTTGATTTATTATGTTAATAGTAGCCCGACGCCCGCCGCATTATCGTGAATTAAATCACAATAATTAACATCATAAAATCATAAATCACATGAATTAACATCAATAATGACTCAGACTTTCACATCATAATGAACAAAATGAATAAATTAGTGATTGTTTGCGTTAAAAAATGAGAAATATTTTCTCACTGCTGACGTATAATCACATTAATTACCATTGCCCGTGAACCAACAAACTGAAAAGGAGTGAACGTGATACCGGTTGAACGCCACCAACAAATACTGGCACTGGTTGCCGAACGCGGCGTCGTCAGCATTACTGAATTGACTGAACGTTTAGGCGTATCGCACATGACTATTCGTCGCGACGTGCAAAAACTGGAAGAACAAGGGGCAGTGTTATCCGTTTCCGGCGGGGTACGTTCAACTGAGCGGCTGGCAGCAGAGCCTTCGCACCAAGATAAAACCCAAATGTACAGCAGCCAGAAAAATGCCATTGGTATGGCGGCGGCGCTGCATATTCCGCGCAATAGCTGTATTTATCTTGATGCGGGCACAACGACACTGGCGTTGGCACGACAGTTGGAGGCCAGGGATGATTTACTCGTGGTCACAAATGACTTCGTCATTGCTAATTTTTTGATTGAATCCTGCCAATGTAAAATGATCCACTCCGGCGGCACATTGTGTCGTGAAAACCGTTCTTGTGTCGGCGATGCAGCGGCCCGCTCACTGCGAAACTTATCTATCGATATCGCCTTTATCTCAGCATCGTGTTGGGGGCCACGTGGTATCTCGACCCCGGACGAAGATAAAGTCGTAGTAAAACGCGCAGTCAGAGAGGTTAGCAGTAAACGAGTGCTGCTGGCTGATGCATCAAAATATGGCAAAATAGCCACCTATTTGGCCTTGCCTCTCACTGACTTTGATGTCGTTATCACGGACACCAATTTGTCGGCTACGGCCTATGAAGAGCTGACCACTAAAGAGATTGAGTTAATCATCGCCCCTCCCCCGCATCAACCCGATTAATCACCAAACGACCTATATCCCCCCCTTTTAATGAAAAAAGAAATCATAGAAAGGGGAAATTTGATAACTATATAAATCGTTATGTAGCTAAAGTAATCCTAAGTCTTAGCACCCTAATAAATAAACAGCGTAAACTACAGGGTAATTTCGCTTACCTACATTTTTGTTGGTAACTATTGCTACAACACCCATTTCATCAATCTAGACGTCTGAGGATCCCCAGGCCGGTGTTTCTGGAGCATGACATGAATAATGCAACAACGGCTGGAAAGCAAAAAGTGCCGTTACGACTCAGTACATCTATTACCCTGATGGTCTCTGCGGTGATTGTTTCTGTACTATTGGTGGTTCACACACTGTTCTTCGTTCAGCTCAGTCAGATGGCTCAAGAGGGTCTGCAAAATAAAGCGGTTGCCGTCGCTCGGGCCTTATCTTTTTCGCCGACCATAATCAACGGACTTACTGATCCTAACGCCGGACGACAAATTCAGGCTTATACCCGCGAAGTTCAGAAGGCCAATGACCTGCTATTCATAGTTGTGACTGATATGAAAGGCATCCGTTATTCGCATCCAAATGCTGAGATGATCGGTCAACATTTTATCGGCAATGATTTACAACCGGCGCTAGAAGGTAAAGAAAATAGCGCGATAAACCGAGGCGTGCTGGAAAGAGCAGTACGTATTTTTATTCCGGTTTATGAGACTCATGGCAAACAAATCGGCGTTGTTGCCATTGGGATTTCGCTAACCAGTATTGATTCTGTTGTAAGTGAGACTCGTTGGACTATCCCCTGGACCATATTATTTGGTGCCCTCATTGGCTCACTCGGCACTTGGTTTTTAGTCAAAGCACTGAAAAGAATTATGTTAGGTTTCGAACCCTACGAGATATCTAACCTGTTTGAACAGCGAAACGCCATGCTGCAATCGATTAAAGAAGGCGTCATCGCCGTTGATGCGGACTCCCGTATTACCGTGGTCAATCATGAAGCGAAGCGTTTATTTAAGCAAAGTGGCCCAATGGAGAATTTATTACTCAGCAACGCCAGCAAATATTGGCCTGTGCGTTTGTATTTACAACAGGTATTGGAAACCGGAATTGCCCGTCGTGATGAAGAGATAAACTTTAACGGCAGTATATTGCTCACCAACACGGTTCCTGTCGTGGTGAAAGGCGATATTATCGGTGCAATTGCGACGTTTCGCGATAAAACTGAAGTCAGCCAATTAATGCAACGCCTGACGGGTATGGTGCATTATGCTGATGCATTGCGAGCACAATCGCACGAATTTATGAATAAACTCCATGTAATTCTGGGTTTATTGCATATGAAGTATTACCAGCAACTCGAAGACTATATTGTTAAGACATCGAATAATTATCAGGCGGAAATTGGCTCCCTGCTGCGCAAAGTAAAATCGCCGGTCATTGCCGGTTTTCTACTGGGAAAAATCAACCGCGCGCGCGATTTGGGAATCACATTATCCATCAGTGACGACAGCCTGTTACCGGATACCGATAATGAGCAAGTCACGACAACTCTCATTACTGTTTTGGGTAATCTGATTGAAAATGCGATGGAAGCTATTGGTAGCCAGTCTCAACGGGAGATCAATGTCAGCTTCCATTACCAAAATGGCCGAGTACATTGTGTTGTCAGTGATGATGGCCCGGGTATTGCCGCGGAACTACAAGATCGTATTTTTGATAATGGTTTTTCCACCAAAGGAAATGAACACGGCATCGGCTTAAGCCTGGTTCGACAAAGTTTAGAAAATATCGGCGGTCATATTGAGTTCGATTCTGAAGCCGGTATTTTTACACAATTCTTTATTAGCCTTCCCTACGACATGACCTCCAGTGACAATTTTTCAAACAACATCAGCGCGGTAAATCATGATTAATGTATTAATAGTGGATGATGATGCAATGGTAGCTGAGCTGAACAAGTGTTATCTGAGCCAGGTAGCCGGTTTCAACTGCTGCGGTTCAGTATCCAGTTTGCAGCAGGCCCGAGAGCATTTAATGGCAGCGGAGCACCCTATAGACTTAGTTTTATTGGATGTTTTCATGCGCCAAGATAATGGATTAGACTTATTGCCAGTCTTACGCGAATTCAGTGAACACACTGATGTCATTGTTATTTCTTCCGCCACAGATGTGAATACCATCAAAAAAGCGCTGCAATACGGCGTTGTTGATTACTTAATTAAGCCATTCCAATTTTCACGTTTTGAAGAAGCACTTTCGACTTATCGCGAAAAACAAAGTTTGCTGGGACAACGTGAATATTGCGCTCAAGAAGATGTTGATTCCTTATTACGCCGCAGTAATGCCACACCGGTTGAGCGGAAAAAACTCCCTAAAGGATTAACCGCACAAACCCTGCGTACTGTATGTGAATGGATTCAAGAAGTGCAAGATGGGGAGTTCTCGACGGAGCAGATGGCAAATGCTATTGGAATTTCACGAGTTTCTTGCCGCAAGTATTTAATTTATCTATCTGACACTGAAGTTCTGAGTACTAAGGTTCTGTATGGTGCGACGGGGCGTCCGGTTTACCTTTATAAACTGTTACCCAGCCAGCAGGAGGTCTTAAAACAATATTGCCAATAGCACTCGCGCCGAACACAACTCAATTCCCAATAACAAACGGCATCTCTTATCGGATGCCGTTTGTTATATCATGACGACAAAACCTTTATTTACATAATCCAACCCAATAGTAATGTGGCACCGATAACAGTGGATGCCCCGCCAATTCGGGTGGCTATCTGGGCAAAAGGCATTAGTGACATCCGGTTAGACGCAGATAAAATAGCGACATCGCCCGTCCCACCTAACCCACTATGACAACTGGTCACGATGGAAGCTTCCACAGGGTACATATTGAGATAAGGGGCGATAATGAAACTGACCGCGGCCATTGACAACACAACTGCTCCGCACACCACGACGTATCCTACAGAGAACACCGCAACAACACTTTCTAACGGAACATACAGCATTCCCAGACCAATCATCAGGGGCCACACCAATGTTGTAGAGACAAATTTATACCAACTGTGAGCGCCCTGTTCCATTTTTGACGGAATAACTTGCGCGTATTTACACATCACGGCGATCAAAATCATCAGTACCGGGCCGGGAATATGCACAATTTTCTCAAACAAGCCCCCCACAATAAAGAAAGCGCAGGTCATCAATAACCCACCGCCCATCAACTGAAAATCAGCTTGTTTTGGCCCTTCTTGCGAAGTAAATATCGCATTGTCTTGAGCCGAGCGAATTAGCATCCCCTCACCATTCAGATCCTTGCGGCGCATACCAATTCGGGCTAATACTCCGGCACAAATAATGGCAAAAATGTTGCCCACAACCGCTGCGGGAGCCAGTTGGGCCACATAAACATCGGGAGCCTGCCCCAGAATTGCCGAGTATGCCAATGATAACGGCAAGATACCTTCACCAATACCCCCACCGATAATTGGCACAATAATAAAGAAGAAAGTGTGATAAAGGGTAAAACCGAATAACTTACCCACCAGCAAGCCGGTAGCAACCGCAGTTATCGTTCCGACGACTAGCGGGACAAACATACGCGTCATACCCTGAATGAGCACCACACGATTCATACCAAGAATGCTGCCGACGACCAGACTGGCGATGACAAAATAGAGTAAGTTCGCCTCCTTCATCAGCAAATGAACTGTATCCAGGGTATTCGTTTGGAAAATACCGAAGTACACCAACACCGATGGCACCATAAGACACAAAATAGCCGGGCCACCAATATCTTTCAGTACCGGTATATGGCGGCCAATATGGGATAACACAAAACCCATCGTCATAATTACCGCCAAACCACCAATCATATTTTTCGGTAAATAACTGGCATAAGACGAAATAAACACAATGGCCGAAATGGTCATAAATAAAGCCATCGGCATCGTGTTTATATTCATTTGATTTATGTGCGTAATTAACTTTCTGATGGAAAACTTATCCGTCATGTCGATATCTTCAGCGGGAGTAAGAGTGATTTCTTGATTTGTTTTTTTCATTTTAGACCTACTGTTGGGTAGTACCTAAGGAACGAGAAGTAACGTATTGAATGTTATGGCTGTTAAAATAATTTAATATCTTTGCCGATATTCTTCAGAAAACCATCGACTAACCTGTCACTTAATAATTACCAATTAATATCAATAATAAGAAATAGGGAGTAACCCTGTAAATATACAGTATCAATGTAGCACTGCCTTTTAAATAAGAGAATAACCCGCATGGATATACTTATTGCATTTGCGAGCATATCGACAGGTTTATTTTAATTAACTTAACTCGGAGTTTTGTAATTAAATAATCTAAAGAGACTCAACTTTCTCTGTTATGCTTTTTAGTTGATAAAGAGAAAAATATTATTCTGGTGCAAACATTCACCTCCAACCTCCGTGTCTCACACAGATGATACAGTCACCTTAGGATAGCCCGCCAGCAGGTGCTTAGCCGCTATCATCACTGACCACCAAACCCACGACGACTCACCATGCTCTATAAATCTGGGAGTGATGTATTAGTGCCTAATTTATAGCCATGTAAATATCATTATAAACAATGCATTTTATGCGTAAAAATAAATAATAACTCTGCTAAAAAATCCATCTAAAATAAATCACCCCCCTTCCATTAAGACGAACTGCAGTTTCATACAAAAATGACAGCAATACAAAATAAAACAAATCGAAAAAATGTGATTATAAATAATATACAAAACAATTTGATGGCTAAAAAACAAACTCGCCATATTCTCCTATGGAACAGTTAGTTACGAGTTGCTCTAAAAACAACCAATAGCCATGACAAATGTATAAATATAGGAACATATGGTGTGGTTATATATTAACCTAAGGCATTCAATTACTGATATTGCTAATACCGCAAAAAAAAATAATTTATAAGTGAATATTTTTTTGCCTCATCACGACAGAAACGATAGCATGCCCTCCCATAATTCAAGAGCAGTGATAAACACATAACAAGCGAAGGCGCTAAGACGCTATTTATGCATTAACCTTTAGCAATCGGTTGCAGTAATATATTCACAATGATTGCATAACAGACAGGAATATAGGGAATATCTATCATGTCAGGAAAGCACTCTGTAGAAACCCATCAGGCCGCGAGAAAACGCTGGTTAGACTCTCATGATACTGGCTATGAAAAAAGTATGGGCCGGCGTCATATACAGATGATAGCAATTGGCGGGTCTATCGGTACTGGTTTATTTTTGGGCACTGGTGCTCGTTTGCAAATGGCAGGCCCAGCATTAGCTTTGGCTTATTTGGCTTGCGGGATTTTCTCCTTTTTCATTCTCAGAGCCCTCGGTGAACTGATCTTACACCGCCCCTCCAGCGGCAGCTTTGTTTCGTATGCTCGTGAATTTCTTGGCGAAAAAGCATCCTACGTTGCCGGATGGATGTATTTTCTGAACTGGGCAATGACTGGGATCGTCGACATCACGGCGGTTGCTCTCTATATGCACTACTGGGGTACTTTCTCTGATGTCCCCCAATGGTTATTCGCGTTAGGCGCACTTTCAATTGTCGCTACCATGAATATGATTGGCGTGAAGTGGTTTGCAGAAATGGAGTTCTGGTTCGCCTTGATAAAAGTCGCCGCCATATCTATATTCCTGGTGGTGGGTGTGGTCTTTCTTGGCACCGGTCAAAGTGTGGGCGGGCACCCGTCTGGCATGCATCTCATTACTGATAATGGCGGATTCTTCCCACACGGGCTGCTCCCTGCATTAATATTAATCCAAGGGGTAATATTCGCTTTTGCAGGTATCGAATTGATTGGTACTGCGGCCGGTGAATGTAAAGACCCAGAAAAAATGCTCCCTAAAGCCATCAACAGTGTGATCTTACGTATTGGCTTGTTTTATGTCGGCTCAGTCGTTTTGTTGGTGTGCTTGCTACCGTGGAGTGCCTATCAAGCGGGTCAAAGCCCTTTCGTCACATTCTTCAGTAACTTAGGTGTTCCTTATATTGGAACGATCATGAATATTGTGGTGTTATCTGCCGCGCTTTCCAGCCTTAACTCTGGCCTATATTCAACCGGCCGTATCCTGCGTTCGCTATCAATGGGGGGGTCTGCGCCGAAATTCATGTCGAAAATGAGTCCTCAATCAGTTCCTTATGCCGGAATACTAGTGACTGTGGGTATCTATGTTTTCGGTGTCGTGCTCAATTATCTGGTTCCATCGCAGGTATTTGAAATTGTGTTGAATATTGCGTCATTAGGGATTATTAGCTCGTGGGCATTCATCATTGTGTGTCAGATGAAGCTACGTCAGGCAATAAAAAATGGAACGGCTAAACCCGTGTCCTTCAAAATGCCCGGAGCTCCTGTCACATCCTGGTTAACGCTGCTTTTCCTGGCCGGTGTATTAGTGATGATGGCGTTCGATTACCCAAATGGCACCTGGACTATTGCAACTTTACCTATCATCGCCATATTACTGGTTATTGGCTGGTTTAGCTTACGAAAACGCGCCCTTGAGGTTGCCGCCGCGCCCGTAGAGACTTTGATTAAGGAAAGTGATGAGAAAAAAGTGCAATCCACTGAATTACATGAACAAAAATCCGTAGGCTAAATATAAGTATGCAGTATGCAGTCCGCAGGTTGATAACTCGGCCTCCGGACTGTATTTAATACAAGCAATACTAGAGTTCATATCGAGCATCTATTGAAAAGTAAAATGTAAACTGTCGTTTGATTTCGCGCTATTGAACACAATCAAACCACTAGAGTTTGCTCAGAAGAAAATCGCGCAAAACAACCGCCTGATTGTGTTGTGCATCGCGACTGCCATATAACAAAGTAATTGGATGCTGTGTCAACACCTCCAGCAAAGGCTCCCAAGCCGTTGAGTTATTGAGTTGGGCCTGATACCGTTTGACAAATTCTGCCCAATCCAAATGCTGATGAAACCATTGCCGTAAAGCATTATCCGGCGCAACCTCCTTTAACCATACAACCCCCTCCAGCCGCGCCTTACTGATGCCGCGGGGCCACAAGCGGTCCACCAGAAAAGTGTTGGCCTCATAGGGCGGCTGGACATCATAGACCCGTTGCAATGCAATCTTCTTTATACTCACAGCAATCTCCTTTCGCCCTTTCCAACAGTCCAATTACTTTGAAAATAATGGGTGGCTTTGTCTTTATAATCGGGGTGTTCTCTCACCGAGATAATCTTTATCATGACTTTGTTCCCGGCACACTGATCAAGGCGGTAATTCTTTTGAGTAGATGATAATGAAGGCTCGCGGCTAAACACCGGAATAAGTGCAGTTCTCTTTGCGAAATATTGACTCTTTCACTTATAGCAGTCACTTGCCTATCATTTACCATGAGTCGCGTTAGCGTTCGATTTTGCCAACATCAGGGTTTTAGCCGACCATAGATTTTATAACCCGCATATTGTGGGCGTGACCCTCAATATGCGGCATTATTCCTATTTTTGATAGAGATCCCAGCGATTGCCATAGATATCCTCGAACACAACGACCATTCCATAATCTTCTTTGCGGGGCTCCTCGCAGAAAGTCACTCCTTTCGACTTCATTAATTCATAGTCACGCCAGAAGTTATCCGTCTCCAGGAAAAGGAATACCCGACCACCGCACTGATTGCCGATAAATGTAGCTTGGTGTTCATTGGATGAACGGGCTAACAATAAACGGCATTCACTATCTTCACGCGGCGAAACCGACACCCAACGCTTGCCGGGTTGCGGCTCATCTTCTCTCAGAACGAAACCCAGTTTTTCTGTATAATATTCAATCGCTCTATCGTATTCATCAACCACAATAGCAATATACCCCATCCCTCTTTTTTTACTTGTCATACCTTATTCCTATCCATCACCCGTTAACATATGTCAGACACCCTAATATAACTCGCCTGGTCGTATCTGTTCTGCGCCCTACAAG comes from Yersinia canariae and encodes:
- a CDS encoding VOC family protein, translated to MTSKKRGMGYIAIVVDEYDRAIEYYTEKLGFVLREDEPQPGKRWVSVSPREDSECRLLLARSSNEHQATFIGNQCGGRVFLFLETDNFWRDYELMKSKGVTFCEEPRKEDYGMVVVFEDIYGNRWDLYQK
- a CDS encoding sensor histidine kinase, coding for MNNATTAGKQKVPLRLSTSITLMVSAVIVSVLLVVHTLFFVQLSQMAQEGLQNKAVAVARALSFSPTIINGLTDPNAGRQIQAYTREVQKANDLLFIVVTDMKGIRYSHPNAEMIGQHFIGNDLQPALEGKENSAINRGVLERAVRIFIPVYETHGKQIGVVAIGISLTSIDSVVSETRWTIPWTILFGALIGSLGTWFLVKALKRIMLGFEPYEISNLFEQRNAMLQSIKEGVIAVDADSRITVVNHEAKRLFKQSGPMENLLLSNASKYWPVRLYLQQVLETGIARRDEEINFNGSILLTNTVPVVVKGDIIGAIATFRDKTEVSQLMQRLTGMVHYADALRAQSHEFMNKLHVILGLLHMKYYQQLEDYIVKTSNNYQAEIGSLLRKVKSPVIAGFLLGKINRARDLGITLSISDDSLLPDTDNEQVTTTLITVLGNLIENAMEAIGSQSQREINVSFHYQNGRVHCVVSDDGPGIAAELQDRIFDNGFSTKGNEHGIGLSLVRQSLENIGGHIEFDSEAGIFTQFFISLPYDMTSSDNFSNNISAVNHD
- the ansP gene encoding L-asparagine permease, yielding MMSGKHSVETHQAARKRWLDSHDTGYEKSMGRRHIQMIAIGGSIGTGLFLGTGARLQMAGPALALAYLACGIFSFFILRALGELILHRPSSGSFVSYAREFLGEKASYVAGWMYFLNWAMTGIVDITAVALYMHYWGTFSDVPQWLFALGALSIVATMNMIGVKWFAEMEFWFALIKVAAISIFLVVGVVFLGTGQSVGGHPSGMHLITDNGGFFPHGLLPALILIQGVIFAFAGIELIGTAAGECKDPEKMLPKAINSVILRIGLFYVGSVVLLVCLLPWSAYQAGQSPFVTFFSNLGVPYIGTIMNIVVLSAALSSLNSGLYSTGRILRSLSMGGSAPKFMSKMSPQSVPYAGILVTVGIYVFGVVLNYLVPSQVFEIVLNIASLGIISSWAFIIVCQMKLRQAIKNGTAKPVSFKMPGAPVTSWLTLLFLAGVLVMMAFDYPNGTWTIATLPIIAILLVIGWFSLRKRALEVAAAPVETLIKESDEKKVQSTELHEQKSVG
- a CDS encoding DUF488 domain-containing protein, encoding MSIKKIALQRVYDVQPPYEANTFLVDRLWPRGISKARLEGVVWLKEVAPDNALRQWFHQHLDWAEFVKRYQAQLNNSTAWEPLLEVLTQHPITLLYGSRDAQHNQAVVLRDFLLSKL
- the otnK gene encoding 3-oxo-tetronate kinase, with product MRLGVIADDFTGATDIASFLVENGMSTVQINGVPEADYQVSADAVVISLKSRSCPAKAAVADSLSALAWLQAQGCQQFYFKYCSTFDSTAQGNIGPVTDALMDALNQQQTIICPALPVNGRTVYQGYLFVMGQLLSESGMRHHPVTPMTDSNLLRLMNAQARGHSGLINNTVMDQGVDAVKSQLRMLKEEGVRYVVLDTLSEAHLLTQAEAVRDMVLVTGGSGLAIGLARQWMKGVKHQSLATLAGTPQGKLCVVLSGSCSTMTNQQVARYIQQAPSQSIDVAHCLKEPESYAKALCIWVMENISGPLAPLLYATSEPEVLQKIQQQWGATVASEAVEHLFGALARRLQQQGVQRFIVAGGETSGIVAQSLGIQAFHIGPAISPGVPWVKSTDHPISLALKSGNFGDENFFARAQTEFAV
- the dcuR gene encoding two-component system response regulator DcuR encodes the protein MINVLIVDDDAMVAELNKCYLSQVAGFNCCGSVSSLQQAREHLMAAEHPIDLVLLDVFMRQDNGLDLLPVLREFSEHTDVIVISSATDVNTIKKALQYGVVDYLIKPFQFSRFEEALSTYREKQSLLGQREYCAQEDVDSLLRRSNATPVERKKLPKGLTAQTLRTVCEWIQEVQDGEFSTEQMANAIGISRVSCRKYLIYLSDTEVLSTKVLYGATGRPVYLYKLLPSQQEVLKQYCQ
- a CDS encoding 2-hydroxycarboxylate transporter family protein, producing MKKTNQEITLTPAEDIDMTDKFSIRKLITHINQMNINTMPMALFMTISAIVFISSYASYLPKNMIGGLAVIMTMGFVLSHIGRHIPVLKDIGGPAILCLMVPSVLVYFGIFQTNTLDTVHLLMKEANLLYFVIASLVVGSILGMNRVVLIQGMTRMFVPLVVGTITAVATGLLVGKLFGFTLYHTFFFIIVPIIGGGIGEGILPLSLAYSAILGQAPDVYVAQLAPAAVVGNIFAIICAGVLARIGMRRKDLNGEGMLIRSAQDNAIFTSQEGPKQADFQLMGGGLLMTCAFFIVGGLFEKIVHIPGPVLMILIAVMCKYAQVIPSKMEQGAHSWYKFVSTTLVWPLMIGLGMLYVPLESVVAVFSVGYVVVCGAVVLSMAAVSFIIAPYLNMYPVEASIVTSCHSGLGGTGDVAILSASNRMSLMPFAQIATRIGGASTVIGATLLLGWIM
- the ygbI gene encoding DNA-binding transcriptional repressor YgbI, translating into MIPVERHQQILALVAERGVVSITELTERLGVSHMTIRRDVQKLEEQGAVLSVSGGVRSTERLAAEPSHQDKTQMYSSQKNAIGMAAALHIPRNSCIYLDAGTTTLALARQLEARDDLLVVTNDFVIANFLIESCQCKMIHSGGTLCRENRSCVGDAAARSLRNLSIDIAFISASCWGPRGISTPDEDKVVVKRAVREVSSKRVLLADASKYGKIATYLALPLTDFDVVITDTNLSATAYEELTTKEIELIIAPPPHQPD